A single genomic interval of Halorubrum aethiopicum harbors:
- a CDS encoding glutathione S-transferase family protein, whose translation MLVDGEWKTDLEPYTDEDGAFDRVETSFRDWIRGTHRSADDVVADGPEPEGGRYHLYIARNCPWAHGAALTRRLAGLTDAVSMDIVDPVREDEGWEFTSEKDGCTSDTVNGADYLREVYVAADPEYTGRVTVPVLWDTQEDTIVNNESIEIMRMFATAFDGVGDDGMNLYPEGYREEIDRIIDAIYDSINNGVYRAGFAESQEAYDEAVTDVFDALDHWDEVLADQRYLAGDRLTLADVRMFPTLVRFDHCYHTAFNCDRQYLHQYEHLWPYLRDLYQTPGVAETVRMEHIKDQGYYQGEITPIGPDIDFDTPHDRDQLSAEPSNIPSVE comes from the coding sequence ATGCTCGTCGACGGCGAGTGGAAGACAGACCTCGAACCGTACACCGACGAGGATGGCGCGTTCGACCGGGTCGAAACCTCGTTCCGCGACTGGATTCGCGGCACGCATCGAAGCGCAGACGATGTCGTGGCGGACGGGCCGGAACCCGAGGGCGGTCGCTACCACCTCTACATTGCGCGGAACTGTCCGTGGGCACACGGGGCTGCGCTCACGCGCCGGTTGGCCGGACTCACCGACGCCGTCTCGATGGACATCGTCGACCCCGTCCGCGAGGACGAGGGCTGGGAGTTCACGTCCGAGAAGGACGGCTGCACGTCCGACACCGTCAACGGCGCCGACTATCTCCGCGAGGTGTACGTCGCGGCCGACCCCGAGTACACGGGCCGCGTGACCGTCCCCGTGCTGTGGGACACGCAGGAGGACACCATTGTCAACAACGAGTCCATCGAGATCATGCGGATGTTCGCCACCGCGTTCGACGGTGTGGGTGATGATGGGATGAACCTGTACCCCGAGGGCTACCGCGAGGAGATCGACCGCATCATCGACGCTATCTACGACTCCATCAACAACGGTGTCTACCGCGCCGGCTTCGCGGAGTCACAGGAAGCCTACGACGAAGCCGTCACCGACGTGTTTGATGCCCTTGACCACTGGGACGAGGTGCTGGCCGACCAGCGATACCTCGCCGGCGACCGGCTGACCCTCGCAGACGTGCGGATGTTCCCGACGCTCGTCCGCTTCGACCACTGCTACCATACGGCCTTCAACTGTGATCGGCAGTACCTCCACCAGTACGAGCACCTCTGGCCATACCTGCGCGACCTCTACCAGACGCCGGGTGTCGCAGAGACGGTGCGAATGGAGCACATCAAGGATCAGGGCTACTATCAGGGCGAAATCACGCCCATCGGCCCGGATATAGACTTCGATACACCTCACGACCGCGACCAGTTGTCGGCTGAACCATCGAACATCCCATCGGTCGAGTAG
- a CDS encoding amidohydrolase family protein codes for MAVDIAISDALVLTVDERNRLYERGTVLVDDGRITEVRKSEDGDGEIEATHTIDGDGKLVMPGLVNAHTHLELTPLIGAFSDLDLLEMMGSMTAIYGRLGEGDFDYLVEAGYELAALNFLLGGVTTINSMDVRPSAGAETFGEAGLRGFFGPTITDLFWDVPVDEQFDRARTFIDEYHDTYDGRIRATICPHDDWSCTRDLWERTADLAAEYPDLLVHTHLLELEESNTMARANGGEDSLDLLDDVGLLDDRLVAAHFRVADEADIKRTAEADASVAHCPSVFCYWNPDAEMQWTPVPELRKAGVDVGLGIDDHYWHDSYSMFGEARQARLAANVKRTTGQFSSMELVRMLTIDGARALGIGDEIGSIEPGKRADIILLDVDKPKFTPLTNIPAHVVNNAAPADVETVIVDGEVVMQGGAPKTMDADAVQQRVEEAVERFADETGWELDIGGGEPPGSVETIRDLPKRGPARLLSRLALQSARDKFPF; via the coding sequence ATGGCTGTTGACATCGCTATCTCTGATGCGCTTGTTCTCACCGTCGACGAGCGTAACCGTCTGTACGAACGTGGGACGGTGCTCGTCGACGACGGTCGCATCACGGAGGTGCGCAAGTCCGAGGACGGCGATGGGGAGATCGAAGCCACGCACACGATCGACGGCGACGGAAAACTGGTGATGCCGGGGCTAGTCAACGCCCACACCCACCTCGAACTGACGCCGCTAATCGGTGCGTTCAGCGATCTCGACCTGCTGGAGATGATGGGCAGTATGACGGCCATCTACGGCCGTCTTGGCGAGGGCGACTTCGACTATCTGGTCGAGGCGGGGTACGAACTTGCCGCTCTGAATTTCCTCCTCGGGGGCGTCACGACGATCAACTCGATGGATGTCCGGCCGAGTGCGGGCGCGGAGACGTTCGGCGAAGCGGGCCTCCGCGGCTTCTTCGGCCCGACAATCACGGATCTGTTCTGGGACGTCCCCGTCGACGAGCAGTTCGACCGCGCTCGAACGTTCATCGACGAGTACCACGATACCTACGACGGCCGGATCCGGGCGACGATCTGCCCGCACGATGACTGGTCGTGTACGCGCGACCTCTGGGAGCGCACGGCCGATCTCGCGGCCGAGTATCCCGACCTGCTCGTCCACACCCACTTACTGGAACTCGAGGAGAGCAACACGATGGCGCGGGCGAATGGCGGCGAGGACTCGCTCGATCTGCTCGATGACGTCGGATTGCTCGACGACCGGCTGGTTGCGGCGCACTTCCGCGTCGCCGACGAGGCGGACATCAAGCGGACTGCCGAGGCGGACGCGTCCGTGGCACACTGCCCGTCGGTGTTCTGCTACTGGAACCCGGACGCCGAGATGCAGTGGACGCCCGTCCCGGAACTGCGAAAGGCGGGTGTCGACGTCGGGCTGGGAATCGACGACCACTATTGGCACGACTCCTACAGTATGTTCGGTGAGGCCCGGCAGGCTCGCCTCGCGGCCAACGTCAAGCGGACGACCGGCCAGTTCTCCTCGATGGAGCTGGTGCGGATGCTGACGATCGACGGTGCTCGGGCGCTGGGTATCGGCGACGAGATCGGGAGCATCGAACCGGGTAAGCGGGCGGACATCATCCTCCTCGACGTGGACAAGCCGAAGTTCACCCCGTTGACCAACATACCTGCCCACGTCGTGAACAACGCCGCGCCGGCGGACGTGGAGACGGTTATCGTCGACGGAGAAGTCGTGATGCAGGGAGGGGCACCGAAGACGATGGATGCCGATGCGGTACAGCAGCGCGTGGAGGAGGCAGTCGAACGCTTTGCCGACGAGACGGGGTGGGAACTGGACATTGGAGGCGGTGAACCGCCGGGGTCGGTCGAGACGATCCGAGACCTCCCCAAGCGTGGGCCCGCCCGCCTGCTCTCTCGGCTTGCCCTCCAATCGGCGCGTGACAAGTTCCCCTTCTGA
- a CDS encoding alpha/beta fold hydrolase has translation MFVHGGLGSLWNPYPQLNAFEGEQELVTYSLAGNGNSTTRPEQSLTGHVTDLRDLLDALDVDRPIVHGHSYGTAIALEYAKRHPTAGLVLHAGGDHDLTPAWEKPLLRLFLALRLYHLPANDALIRQLAYSVGFHEETAEAVVEDFLQSNPLPRRRSAWTTVTEAFWGYDGRSDTERVDVPALVIHGPADGIVPVDAARGTARRLPESVFCRMERTGHVAMIERPAAYNRLLRALLAAIEAERDLESAVRDRLGEHNSD, from the coding sequence GTGTTCGTTCACGGCGGTCTCGGCTCGCTGTGGAACCCCTATCCGCAACTGAACGCATTCGAGGGCGAGCAGGAGCTGGTGACGTATTCGCTGGCCGGAAACGGCAACTCCACGACGCGTCCCGAGCAGTCGCTCACCGGGCACGTCACCGACCTCCGAGATCTGCTCGATGCGCTTGACGTCGACCGACCAATCGTCCACGGCCACAGTTACGGCACCGCCATCGCGCTCGAATACGCCAAACGCCATCCGACGGCTGGCCTCGTGCTCCACGCAGGGGGTGATCACGACCTCACACCGGCGTGGGAGAAACCGCTGTTACGGCTGTTCCTCGCGCTTCGACTGTATCACCTGCCTGCGAACGACGCGCTCATCCGTCAACTGGCCTACAGCGTCGGCTTTCATGAGGAGACAGCCGAGGCCGTCGTCGAGGATTTCCTGCAATCAAATCCCTTGCCGCGCCGCCGCTCGGCGTGGACGACTGTGACCGAGGCGTTCTGGGGCTACGATGGACGCTCCGATACCGAGCGGGTCGACGTGCCCGCGCTCGTCATCCACGGCCCTGCCGATGGGATCGTCCCGGTCGATGCGGCACGCGGGACTGCGCGTCGGCTCCCCGAGAGCGTGTTCTGCCGGATGGAGCGCACCGGTCACGTCGCGATGATCGAACGGCCGGCTGCGTACAATCGGCTCCTCCGGGCACTCCTCGCGGCAATCGAAGCTGAGCGTGATCTCGAATCGGCGGTTCGTGATCGGCTTGGCGAGCATAACAGCGACTAG